A window of Longimicrobium sp. contains these coding sequences:
- a CDS encoding tryptophan 2,3-dioxygenase family protein produces MSTHDPSPYVLPCGHTVRDAAQTHYCTYLHLPQLLSLQPGPDKVRHPEEHLFVVTHQAFELWFTQLRVDLPRIIQALDADDLAMGAWLAQRCTRVVRMFSPMMRMLETMTLGGFYAFRNHLVPASGGESGQWPEIEVLSGAREPEFRRYLQSEISPDPSSVPHTYLWTDRLAELWDQPSVASAAEAAFARRGVTPAQAYEASHLGGGHGDLTALAEALLDYDEEVRIWRFMHARTAERTVGRETPGTANTSGVRFLERMATHRQSFFPFLWDARTELWQRMQGGAPARPRLPASAEYLGIESVDPADRAV; encoded by the coding sequence ATGAGCACACACGACCCGAGTCCCTACGTTCTTCCCTGCGGGCACACCGTTCGCGACGCCGCGCAGACGCATTACTGCACCTACCTGCACCTGCCGCAGCTGCTGTCGCTGCAGCCGGGCCCGGACAAGGTGCGGCACCCCGAGGAGCACCTGTTCGTGGTGACGCACCAGGCGTTCGAGCTGTGGTTCACCCAGCTTCGCGTGGACCTGCCCCGCATCATCCAGGCGCTGGACGCCGACGACCTGGCGATGGGGGCGTGGCTGGCCCAGCGGTGCACCCGGGTGGTGCGGATGTTCTCGCCGATGATGCGCATGCTGGAAACCATGACGCTGGGCGGCTTTTACGCATTCCGCAACCACCTGGTGCCGGCGAGCGGCGGCGAGAGCGGGCAGTGGCCCGAGATCGAGGTCCTGTCCGGCGCCCGCGAGCCCGAGTTCCGGCGCTACCTGCAATCGGAGATCAGTCCCGACCCCTCATCCGTCCCGCATACGTACCTGTGGACGGACCGCCTCGCCGAACTGTGGGACCAGCCTTCGGTGGCCTCCGCGGCCGAGGCGGCGTTCGCGCGCCGGGGCGTAACGCCGGCGCAGGCGTACGAGGCGTCGCACCTGGGCGGCGGGCACGGCGACCTGACCGCACTGGCCGAGGCGCTGCTGGATTACGACGAGGAGGTGCGCATCTGGCGCTTCATGCATGCGCGCACCGCGGAGCGCACGGTGGGTCGTGAAACGCCGGGGACCGCCAACACATCCGGCGTGCGTTTCCTGGAGCGGATGGCGACGCACCGGCAGTCGTTCTTTCCCTTCCTGTGGGACGCCCGCACCGAGTTGTGGCAGCGCATGCAGGGCGGCGCACCCGCGCGCCCCCGACTCCCGGCATCTGCCGAATACCTCGGTATCGA